From a single Nostoc edaphicum CCNP1411 genomic region:
- the opcA gene encoding glucose-6-phosphate dehydrogenase assembly protein OpcA, which translates to MAPQASTIFSLQAPKDISLNEIEAELNQIWQSYGITGEDGGLPAATRATTFTLVVYEPEETQYLLASLGFYNGPLDGILGPQMVAALRQVQTKYGLPDTGTATPETLAILREEFAKRQGNGAGGDNGSIDLPSLNAPSPRIADEIALRNPCRIIALFPIAGEDEGVKAQVSAYCPIQKQSSSTLICCEYITLSGTAAALERIGGLIPALLIGGLPKFLWWKATPVPNNNLFKRLAAVCNNVIVDSCRFNEPESDLLRLQELVESGVPLADLNWRRLSAWQELTAEAYDSPHRRAALREVDRVTIDYEKGNPAQALLFLGWLASRLEWQPVSYQKETGDYDITRIRFIAQDQRQVETELAGVPLADVGEIAGDLIALRLSSTNPKADSGTVICSETGGCMRMETHGGAQSAGLFQQVTSLSEQKAEALLSQQVQRWGRESLFEESLGVTASIFKLETN; encoded by the coding sequence ATGGCTCCCCAAGCTTCTACAATTTTTTCACTTCAGGCGCCAAAAGATATTTCGCTTAATGAAATAGAGGCGGAACTTAATCAAATTTGGCAAAGCTACGGCATTACTGGCGAGGACGGTGGGCTTCCTGCTGCGACTCGGGCCACGACATTTACCTTAGTGGTTTACGAACCAGAAGAAACCCAATATCTTTTGGCTAGTTTGGGATTTTACAACGGTCCGCTTGACGGAATTTTAGGGCCTCAGATGGTAGCTGCTTTGCGGCAAGTGCAGACAAAATATGGACTGCCGGATACTGGCACAGCAACACCTGAAACCTTGGCTATCTTGAGAGAAGAATTCGCCAAACGTCAAGGAAACGGGGCTGGTGGGGATAATGGTTCTATTGATCTTCCCAGCTTAAATGCCCCAAGCCCCAGAATTGCCGATGAAATCGCCCTCCGCAACCCTTGCCGGATTATTGCGCTGTTTCCCATTGCTGGCGAAGATGAAGGTGTCAAGGCTCAAGTTTCTGCCTATTGCCCCATCCAAAAGCAATCGTCAAGTACACTAATTTGCTGCGAATACATAACTCTTAGTGGAACTGCTGCTGCCTTGGAACGCATTGGTGGCTTGATTCCAGCATTATTGATTGGTGGCTTACCAAAGTTTCTTTGGTGGAAAGCAACTCCAGTCCCCAACAACAACCTATTCAAGCGGCTGGCAGCAGTTTGTAACAATGTAATTGTGGATTCTTGCCGCTTTAACGAGCCAGAAAGTGATTTACTCCGCCTACAAGAATTGGTGGAAAGTGGGGTTCCTCTGGCTGACCTCAACTGGCGTCGCCTCTCAGCATGGCAGGAATTGACAGCTGAAGCCTACGACTCACCTCACCGTCGGGCGGCCCTCAGAGAAGTTGACCGAGTAACTATTGATTACGAAAAAGGCAACCCCGCCCAAGCTTTGCTGTTTTTGGGTTGGCTGGCAAGTCGTCTAGAATGGCAGCCAGTTTCATACCAAAAGGAAACGGGAGATTATGATATCACTCGCATTCGTTTTATTGCCCAAGACCAACGGCAAGTGGAAACCGAATTAGCGGGTGTTCCCCTGGCTGATGTGGGTGAGATTGCTGGCGACTTGATTGCCTTGCGCCTAAGTTCGACAAATCCGAAGGCAGACTCAGGTACCGTAATTTGCTCGGAAACTGGTGGCTGTATGCGGATGGAAACCCACGGTGGCGCCCAATCTGCCGGTCTGTTTCAACAGGTGACTTCACTTTCGGAACAAAAGGCGGAAGCATTGCTGAGTCAGCAGGTACAACGTTGGGGACGCGAATCACTGTTTGAAGAAAGTCTGGGAGTGACAGCGAGTATTTTCAAATTGGAAACAAATTAG
- a CDS encoding response regulator: MEKDKSVKPIRVITVDDHEILRGGIKFLLLAFDDMELVGEARNGDEAVDLCEQLQPDVVLMDLMMVGMNGAEATKAIRKKYPEIQVLILTSFFANDLVQQAMQAGAIGYLLKGISIDELADAIRSAAIGRSMLAAEIIQALLQPSKPSSQPVYELSKRQEEVLALLALGLSNDAIAQRMKLSPSTIRHHVSQVLNKLGVTNRTEAATTAVRVGCV; the protein is encoded by the coding sequence ATGGAAAAAGATAAATCAGTGAAACCGATTCGGGTCATTACTGTTGACGATCATGAAATCTTGCGGGGAGGTATTAAATTTCTCTTGCTGGCATTTGATGACATGGAATTAGTGGGTGAAGCGCGTAATGGAGATGAAGCAGTAGATTTGTGCGAACAGTTGCAACCAGATGTAGTGCTGATGGATTTGATGATGGTGGGGATGAATGGGGCAGAAGCAACCAAAGCTATCCGCAAAAAATATCCAGAAATTCAAGTTTTAATTTTGACGAGTTTTTTTGCGAATGACTTGGTACAGCAAGCAATGCAAGCCGGAGCTATTGGCTACCTGCTCAAGGGTATCTCGATTGATGAGTTGGCGGATGCCATCCGATCTGCTGCGATCGGTCGTTCTATGTTGGCAGCAGAGATTATTCAGGCTTTGCTGCAACCGAGCAAACCATCATCTCAACCTGTTTACGAACTGAGCAAGCGACAGGAAGAGGTCTTAGCACTGCTGGCTTTAGGATTAAGTAATGACGCGATCGCTCAACGAATGAAATTGAGTCCTTCTACCATCAGGCATCATGTCAGCCAAGTACTAAATAAATTAGGAGTAACAAACCGCACTGAGGCTGCAACTACAGCAGTGCGAGTCGGATGTGTTTAG
- a CDS encoding sensor histidine kinase, whose protein sequence is MTIISTLLGIFAGICLYVGLLHLLIASGRLKPVLHFCFGLTCLVTFSYILALIPKYKAIDVDEYINAKRLASSLGFLFTSVCVWFVAVYTQFKPVRILLGLNSLYVICFLINQISPASIQYSYINKLSTITMPWGEPITQPEGMLNYLFGLQLLALTSNVVFAFYACYRQYQRGEKSSALTLGVSLAILVGTAQHDRLVDLGQIKSIYIAEYGFVSLVVIMSLRLTKELMQAVKLREQLVESERLRKIAVELERNRLARDLHDSVSQTLFTVATIAEALPRVWKRNPETAQQGLEELAQLTQGALAEMRNLLVELRPNGLVEKPLGELLQQLIKGILGRTSLEVITTVEGDRPLSDEVKLVFCRITQEALNNIIKYAQATQVSVRLHGDSQEIVLRISDNGCGFDSNKIPSGHLGIAIMKERAESIAATFHLSSYPGEGTEIVLSWSTAVNKIGSEE, encoded by the coding sequence ATGACTATTATTTCAACCCTCTTGGGTATATTTGCTGGCATTTGCTTGTATGTTGGTCTGTTACACCTGCTAATTGCCTCTGGGCGATTAAAACCGGTGCTGCACTTCTGCTTTGGGCTAACTTGTTTGGTAACTTTTAGTTATATCTTGGCTCTTATACCAAAATATAAAGCCATTGATGTGGATGAATATATCAATGCGAAAAGATTGGCATCGTCTTTAGGGTTTCTTTTCACAAGTGTTTGTGTCTGGTTTGTAGCTGTATATACCCAATTTAAGCCAGTGCGTATACTTTTGGGACTCAATAGCCTCTACGTCATCTGCTTCCTAATTAACCAAATTTCACCGGCTAGCATTCAGTATTCTTATATCAATAAGCTATCGACTATCACTATGCCTTGGGGTGAACCGATTACCCAGCCAGAAGGTATGCTCAATTACTTATTTGGGTTGCAACTCCTAGCTTTAACCAGTAATGTAGTTTTTGCTTTTTACGCTTGTTACCGTCAATATCAGCGTGGTGAAAAGTCATCTGCTCTGACTCTAGGTGTAAGCTTGGCGATATTAGTAGGAACTGCTCAACACGATCGCTTAGTGGATTTGGGGCAAATAAAATCCATATATATTGCTGAATATGGTTTTGTGTCCTTGGTTGTAATTATGAGTCTACGCCTGACAAAGGAGTTGATGCAAGCGGTGAAGCTACGCGAACAATTGGTTGAAAGCGAACGGCTACGCAAGATTGCTGTGGAACTGGAGCGAAATCGCCTCGCCCGTGACTTACACGATTCAGTATCGCAGACATTGTTTACTGTGGCGACAATTGCCGAAGCTTTGCCTAGAGTCTGGAAACGCAACCCAGAGACAGCCCAACAGGGATTAGAAGAACTCGCCCAATTGACACAGGGGGCGTTAGCAGAAATGCGGAATCTACTAGTCGAGTTGCGTCCTAATGGTTTGGTAGAGAAACCTTTAGGTGAGTTGCTACAGCAGTTAATCAAGGGAATTCTAGGACGGACAAGTTTAGAGGTAATAACTACGGTAGAAGGCGATCGGCCTCTATCTGATGAGGTAAAGCTTGTTTTCTGCCGCATTACTCAAGAGGCACTGAATAATATTATTAAATATGCCCAAGCAACGCAAGTATCAGTCAGACTCCACGGCGATTCACAGGAAATAGTCTTGCGTATCAGTGATAATGGCTGTGGTTTTGACTCCAACAAAATACCATCTGGTCATTTGGGAATAGCAATTATGAAAGAACGGGCTGAGTCGATTGCTGCTACTTTCCATTTGTCAAGCTATCCAGGAGAGGGAACTGAGATTGTCCTGAGTTGGTCAACGGCTGTGAATAAAATAGGGAGTGAGGAGTAA
- a CDS encoding CAP family protein, with protein sequence MKKFFSTLTLTTATTLAIALTGATIGTHFVLGQTSIDLAKLRSDVVPAHNTYRAKHKSPNVTIDDTLNQSAQAWAQTIAAKGDLEHSTNRNNVGENIYWSGGGDSTNLGSAAVQDWYSEIENYDYTKPVFSGDTGHFTQVVWKGSTKVGCGAAPGPATIEGTKYDGFYVVCQYSPAGNVQGQFADNVLKP encoded by the coding sequence ATGAAGAAATTTTTTTCAACTCTAACCCTAACAACAGCTACAACTTTAGCTATTGCACTCACTGGAGCAACAATCGGTACTCACTTTGTTTTAGGACAGACATCTATTGACCTAGCCAAGTTGCGTAGCGATGTGGTACCTGCACACAACACTTATCGAGCCAAGCATAAGAGTCCTAACGTGACTATCGATGATACTCTCAACCAGAGCGCCCAAGCTTGGGCACAAACCATAGCAGCTAAAGGTGACTTAGAACACAGTACCAATCGAAACAATGTAGGAGAGAATATATACTGGAGTGGAGGTGGAGACTCAACAAACTTAGGTAGCGCAGCAGTTCAAGACTGGTACAGTGAAATTGAAAACTATGACTACACCAAGCCTGTATTTTCTGGCGACACCGGGCATTTTACTCAGGTAGTTTGGAAAGGCAGTACCAAAGTAGGCTGTGGTGCTGCACCTGGCCCTGCAACAATTGAGGGTACTAAGTACGATGGCTTCTATGTAGTTTGTCAGTATTCTCCCGCAGGAAATGTGCAAGGACAGTTTGCTGATAACGTGCTGAAACCCTAG
- a CDS encoding sulfotransferase family protein → MTAKIHFISGLPRSGSTLLGALLRQNPQFHASMSSPVGSLVNRMLEAMSEDNEFSVFITPEQKRALTLNIFSTFYQSQAEKEVIFDTNRLWCSKLSLIHELFPHSKVICCVRNVAWIMDSIERLVRKNSFDVSRLFNNPTERATVYTRTEALSQGGRLVGFAYNALKEAFYSEYSSRLLLVDYDLLAQKPDKVLHLIYQFLEEEPFNHDFENVQYDAPEFDNRLNLKGLHTVRSKVELQERQTILPPDLFTQFNQLSFWTNPSNSLANLIVAQPTDTTVKS, encoded by the coding sequence ATGACTGCCAAAATTCACTTTATTTCCGGCTTACCTCGTTCCGGTTCCACCTTACTCGGAGCCTTACTGCGGCAAAATCCCCAGTTTCATGCCAGTATGTCTAGCCCTGTGGGTAGTCTAGTAAATCGAATGCTCGAAGCCATGAGCGAAGACAACGAATTTTCCGTCTTCATCACCCCAGAGCAAAAACGGGCATTAACTTTAAATATTTTTTCCACATTCTACCAGTCCCAAGCCGAGAAAGAAGTCATCTTCGACACTAACCGCTTGTGGTGTAGCAAATTGTCCTTAATTCACGAATTATTTCCTCACTCCAAAGTGATTTGCTGCGTGCGGAATGTGGCTTGGATTATGGACAGCATCGAAAGGCTAGTTAGAAAAAACTCCTTTGATGTTTCCCGCTTATTTAACAACCCCACCGAACGCGCCACCGTTTACACCCGTACCGAAGCCTTGAGTCAAGGGGGACGGTTAGTGGGGTTTGCCTATAACGCTCTTAAAGAAGCTTTTTATAGCGAATATAGCTCGCGGTTATTGTTAGTCGATTACGACTTATTAGCGCAAAAGCCGGATAAGGTTTTGCATTTAATTTATCAATTTTTAGAAGAAGAACCATTTAACCATGACTTTGAAAATGTCCAATATGATGCACCGGAATTTGACAACCGACTCAACCTGAAAGGACTGCACACAGTTCGTTCTAAAGTCGAGTTGCAAGAGAGGCAAACCATTTTGCCACCGGATTTATTTACCCAATTTAATCAGTTGTCTTTTTGGACAAATCCTAGCAATAGTTTGGCGAATTTGATTGTCGCCCAACCAACAGACACAACGGTTAAATCTTAA
- a CDS encoding Ig-like domain-containing protein, protein MPVDSNNFIVTESTDNGLGNTEGTLSWAILQANQIEGDDTITINSNVRITGVMKTLVNSNITIVGNGNSISGDANNNGINDNGDVRPLFILSGTVGISDLTITNGRAQGGGGLGSGGAGLGGGLFIYDGNVSLTNVAFSNNAAQGGSVLVSGTGGGGMFGNSSNGGGGLFGSSSGSYGGYGGNGNYGGSSNGGFGGGGTFAGGAGGFGGGGAGGSGAGGFGGGGGLGGGSNNGGYGGGGGLGGGSNNGGAGGGFGGGNGGYYGGGGGAGLGGGIFVRSGSLTLDNTSFTNNTATGGTGTNSGQGLGGAIFIMQSTTNTNGNNQGMPTVLPTVNSVGSQPTFSGNSAANDAGTPTNNDDVYGTEITSTNNNNPPTAVDDNATTNEDTTLSGNVLANDTDPDTGDILTVSEVNGNTANVGTEITLTSGALLTLNANGSFDYNPNGQFESLAVGATSTDSFDYTISDGNGGTDTATVNVTINGVNDAASITGTATAAVTEDTTTPNLTATGSLTVSDVDAGESLFNTTVTSAIGNLGNLSITDAGTYSYSVANSAVQFLGAGQTKAETFTVQSVDGTAIQDIVVTINGVNDAPTLANAIADQTTLEDGFFSFTLPTNTFADVDAGNSLTYSATLANGNPLPTWLTFNANTRTFSGTPNDPNNGTISIKVTATDISNASANDTFNLTVTPVNDAPVAGDDSASANQNTPLTLLKADLLANDTDVDSSTLSISAVSNGVNGTVSLNGSGNVVFTPTTNFTGNGSFNYTVSDGNGGTDVAMVTVAVGVNLNGTNNNDNLNGTSGNDIINGLNAQDTISGNAGNDCLVGDNGDDKLYGGTGNDKLYGGNGQDTLYGDADNDRLEGDNGDDKLYGGDGNDSLIGGNGQDLLVGGAGNDFLDGDKGDDNLTGGTGSDIFVLEKAAGRETITDFSLGQGDKIGLSGLSFNQLSFSGNQISLGNQTLAVLSGFNTTTLTQNNFISV, encoded by the coding sequence ATGCCAGTAGACTCAAATAATTTCATCGTTACCGAATCTACAGATAACGGTCTTGGAAATACTGAAGGTACTCTCAGTTGGGCAATTCTGCAAGCTAACCAAATAGAAGGGGATGACACCATTACCATTAATAGCAATGTCCGTATCACTGGGGTAATGAAAACCCTGGTGAATAGCAACATCACTATTGTGGGCAACGGCAACAGCATCAGTGGCGATGCTAATAACAACGGCATCAACGACAATGGCGACGTGCGCCCCCTATTCATCCTGTCAGGAACCGTCGGTATTTCTGACCTGACGATTACCAACGGACGGGCGCAAGGCGGCGGTGGTTTAGGTAGCGGCGGTGCCGGGCTGGGGGGTGGGTTATTTATCTATGATGGCAATGTGTCCTTAACTAATGTCGCTTTCAGTAATAACGCAGCACAAGGCGGCAGTGTCCTTGTCAGTGGTACCGGCGGCGGTGGGATGTTTGGCAATTCTAGCAACGGCGGCGGCGGACTGTTTGGTTCTAGCAGTGGCAGTTACGGCGGTTACGGCGGCAACGGCAATTATGGCGGTAGCAGCAATGGCGGCTTCGGCGGTGGTGGCACCTTCGCCGGCGGTGCTGGCGGCTTCGGCGGCGGCGGTGCTGGCGGCAGCGGTGCTGGCGGCTTCGGCGGCGGCGGCGGTTTAGGCGGTGGTAGCAACAATGGCGGCTACGGCGGCGGCGGCGGCTTAGGCGGTGGTAGCAACAATGGCGGCGCTGGCGGCGGCTTCGGCGGCGGCAACGGCGGCTACTACGGCGGCGGCGGCGGTGCTGGACTAGGAGGTGGTATCTTCGTCCGCAGTGGTTCTTTAACCCTCGACAACACCAGCTTTACCAACAACACGGCTACAGGTGGCACGGGGACTAACTCAGGTCAAGGTTTAGGTGGGGCAATCTTCATCATGCAGTCCACCACCAATACCAACGGCAATAACCAGGGAATGCCTACCGTTCTGCCTACCGTCAATTCTGTGGGGTCGCAGCCTACCTTCAGTGGCAACAGTGCAGCTAATGATGCGGGGACACCGACTAATAATGATGATGTCTACGGCACAGAAATAACTTCCACCAATAATAATAATCCGCCAACTGCTGTAGACGACAATGCCACCACCAATGAAGACACCACCCTCAGTGGCAATGTCCTAGCCAATGATACTGACCCAGATACGGGAGATATCCTGACTGTTAGTGAAGTTAATGGTAATACGGCTAATGTTGGCACTGAGATTACCCTCACCTCTGGTGCTTTACTGACTCTTAATGCTAATGGAAGTTTTGACTACAACCCTAACGGTCAATTTGAATCTTTGGCTGTTGGCGCAACTTCTACCGATAGCTTTGATTACACTATTTCTGATGGCAACGGTGGAACGGATACTGCTACCGTTAACGTCACTATCAACGGTGTTAATGATGCTGCAAGTATTACTGGCACAGCCACAGCAGCAGTTACAGAAGATACAACTACCCCCAACCTCACCGCTACAGGTTCTCTCACTGTCAGCGATGTTGATGCAGGTGAAAGCCTATTCAACACTACGGTTACATCAGCTATAGGTAATCTTGGGAACTTGAGTATCACCGATGCGGGAACCTACAGCTACAGCGTTGCTAACAGTGCAGTGCAGTTCTTAGGTGCTGGTCAAACTAAAGCTGAAACCTTTACGGTTCAATCTGTTGACGGCACAGCTATTCAAGATATTGTCGTTACCATCAACGGTGTTAACGATGCGCCAACTTTAGCAAATGCGATCGCAGATCAAACTACCTTAGAAGATGGTTTCTTCAGCTTTACTCTTCCAACTAATACCTTTGCTGATGTTGATGCTGGTAACAGCTTAACTTACTCAGCCACCCTCGCTAACGGCAACCCCTTACCTACTTGGTTAACCTTCAACGCCAATACCCGCACCTTCAGCGGTACCCCCAATGACCCAAATAACGGCACAATTAGCATCAAAGTTACCGCAACTGACATCAGCAATGCCAGTGCTAACGATACCTTTAACCTAACAGTAACTCCCGTCAACGATGCACCTGTCGCTGGTGATGACTCTGCCAGCGCCAATCAAAATACACCTTTGACTCTGCTGAAAGCTGACCTGTTAGCTAACGATACCGACGTAGACAGTTCTACTTTAAGCATCTCTGCTGTGAGTAACGGTGTTAACGGTACTGTCAGCTTAAATGGTAGTGGCAATGTCGTCTTTACTCCCACAACCAATTTTACTGGCAATGGCAGCTTTAACTATACCGTCAGCGATGGCAATGGTGGCACAGATGTCGCAATGGTAACGGTGGCTGTGGGAGTCAACCTCAACGGCACTAATAATAACGATAACCTCAACGGCACATCCGGCAACGACATCATTAACGGACTCAACGCCCAAGATACCATTTCCGGCAATGCTGGGAATGACTGCCTTGTGGGTGACAATGGTGATGACAAACTCTATGGCGGTACTGGCAACGATAAACTTTATGGCGGTAACGGTCAAGATACACTCTATGGTGATGCTGATAACGACCGTCTTGAAGGCGATAACGGTGATGACAAACTCTATGGCGGTGACGGGAACGACAGTCTAATTGGTGGTAACGGTCAAGATTTACTCGTCGGCGGTGCGGGTAACGATTTCCTCGATGGTGACAAGGGAGATGATAACTTGACTGGCGGTACTGGTAGCGATATCTTTGTGTTGGAGAAAGCCGCAGGTCGAGAAACAATTACCGATTTTAGTTTAGGTCAGGGTGATAAAATCGGCTTGTCTGGCTTGAGTTTCAATCAGTTATCCTTCTCTGGCAATCAGATTAGTTTAGGCAATCAAACTCTAGCGGTGCTGAGTGGGTTTAATACCACTACGCTGACACAGAACAATTTTATCTCTGTTTAA
- a CDS encoding glutathione S-transferase family protein, translating into MIIVHHLNNSRSQRVLWLLEELGIEYEIKFYERDPKTMMAPESLRQVHPLGKSPVITDADLTIAESGAIIEYLVNRYGNGRLVPASDTPEHLRYTYWLHYAEGSAMPPLVMRLVLNNFGEGDSNVVRGFVAPQIKLHFDYIEGELRKSTWFTGEEFTAADIQMSFPLEVVAMQKEEVQNRPKLKEFVDRIHARPAYKRALERGGEYDYITKTKTR; encoded by the coding sequence ATGATCATTGTTCATCATCTTAACAACTCGCGATCGCAGCGTGTGCTGTGGCTCCTCGAAGAATTAGGTATCGAATATGAGATCAAATTCTATGAACGCGATCCAAAGACGATGATGGCGCCGGAGTCGCTACGCCAAGTTCATCCCCTCGGTAAGTCACCAGTAATCACAGATGCAGACCTCACCATTGCTGAATCGGGTGCAATCATCGAATACCTCGTTAATCGCTACGGCAATGGTCGCCTAGTTCCCGCATCCGATACACCAGAGCATCTGCGCTATACATATTGGCTGCATTACGCCGAAGGCTCTGCAATGCCACCGTTGGTAATGAGGCTGGTCTTGAACAATTTCGGGGAAGGAGACAGCAACGTAGTTAGAGGATTTGTTGCGCCCCAGATCAAACTTCACTTTGATTATATAGAAGGTGAACTTCGTAAAAGTACGTGGTTTACAGGAGAGGAATTCACCGCCGCTGATATCCAAATGAGCTTTCCCCTGGAAGTAGTCGCCATGCAAAAAGAAGAGGTTCAGAACCGGCCAAAGCTGAAAGAATTTGTCGATCGCATTCATGCGCGACCTGCTTACAAACGCGCCCTTGAGCGTGGAGGCGAGTATGACTATATCACAAAGACAAAGACGCGATAA
- a CDS encoding cobyrinate a,c-diamide synthase: MALIIAGERSGVGKTTVTLTLLASLRRRDRLVQSFKVGPDYIDPMFHRHVTGRPCRNLDPVLTSEAYVQECFARHSQLSEYALVEGVMGLFDGIGHEEWGMGHGQEKQKTDFASTAHIARLLDLPVVLVIDCSRLSGSVAAIAHGYRSFDPQIKIAGVVLNRVGSDRHLSLLKDSLEPLQLPILGVLRRQDNITIPDRHLGLVPTAELPELNALIDRLADLGDTCFDWQHLLPLLKSEPLSHPHHPHHPPSSPVRIAIARDRAFNFYYQDNLDLLQQLGAELVFWSPLEDVDIPKDVQGMYFGGGFPEVFAQQLAENTRVRDAVKTAIIKGMPTIAECGGLMYLCEQIIDFQGKSWPMAGVLPTSAAMGGRLTLGYRRAVALQDNLLVKANTTVYGHEFHRSHLTLTPTQPLFETSRYDCEENMGCEGWGLPANVHASYVHLHWGESREIPQQFLQECLKVASSGTWI, translated from the coding sequence ATGGCTTTAATCATTGCCGGAGAACGTAGTGGGGTGGGTAAGACAACAGTCACGCTCACCCTTTTAGCATCTTTACGTCGTCGCGATCGCTTGGTGCAATCTTTCAAGGTAGGCCCAGACTACATTGATCCAATGTTTCATCGACACGTAACTGGTCGTCCTTGTCGGAATTTAGACCCAGTATTGACTTCTGAAGCCTACGTTCAGGAATGTTTTGCCCGTCATAGCCAGTTAAGTGAATATGCCCTAGTAGAAGGAGTTATGGGGTTATTTGATGGAATTGGGCATGAGGAATGGGGCATGGGGCATGGGCAAGAAAAACAAAAAACTGATTTTGCGAGTACGGCACACATTGCGCGGCTTTTAGATTTACCTGTGGTGTTGGTGATTGATTGCAGTCGTTTATCTGGTTCTGTAGCTGCGATCGCTCACGGCTATCGATCTTTTGATCCCCAAATTAAAATAGCTGGGGTAGTATTAAATCGCGTGGGGAGCGATCGCCATCTCTCTCTCCTTAAAGATTCTCTAGAACCCCTACAATTACCCATTCTCGGCGTGCTGCGGCGTCAAGATAACATCACAATTCCCGATCGCCATTTGGGTTTAGTTCCCACAGCAGAACTTCCCGAACTCAACGCTTTAATCGATCGCCTCGCCGATTTAGGAGATACTTGCTTCGATTGGCAACACTTATTACCCCTGTTAAAATCAGAACCTCTTTCTCATCCCCATCATCCCCATCATCCCCCATCATCCCCAGTCAGGATTGCTATTGCCCGCGATCGCGCTTTTAATTTCTATTACCAAGACAATCTCGATTTGCTGCAACAGCTTGGTGCAGAACTGGTTTTCTGGAGTCCTTTAGAAGATGTTGACATACCAAAAGATGTGCAGGGAATGTATTTTGGCGGAGGTTTCCCAGAAGTTTTTGCCCAGCAATTAGCAGAAAATACCAGGGTTCGTGATGCAGTGAAAACGGCAATAATTAAAGGAATGCCTACAATTGCCGAATGCGGAGGATTGATGTATTTGTGTGAGCAAATTATCGATTTTCAGGGTAAATCTTGGCCAATGGCGGGAGTGTTACCGACATCTGCTGCGATGGGTGGGCGTTTAACTTTAGGGTATCGTCGCGCAGTAGCTTTGCAAGATAATCTGTTAGTTAAAGCAAATACAACTGTTTACGGACATGAGTTTCATCGTTCCCATTTAACCTTAACTCCCACTCAGCCCCTCTTTGAAACTTCTCGCTACGATTGTGAGGAAAATATGGGATGCGAGGGATGGGGTTTACCTGCAAATGTTCATGCTTCTTATGTTCATCTGCATTGGGGAGAGAGTAGAGAAATTCCCCAGCAGTTTCTTCAAGAATGTCTGAAAGTAGCATCTTCAGGAACATGGATTTAA
- a CDS encoding NUDIX hydrolase, giving the protein MSNLKKWKILKSKMVLDHPWCRVRQDEIELPNGKIIDDYFVSIKPDVAMVLPITNNREIIFVRQYRHAVGEFFLELPAGNFDPTKESAEVAAIRELTEETGYIPQEFRKLVTLYDKPSKDTNQIHLFLAENVSKVGEQQLDITEEIEVVLIPIESVLDKIIQGEISVSGTVAALFLGLKFICD; this is encoded by the coding sequence ATGAGTAACTTAAAAAAATGGAAGATTTTAAAATCAAAAATGGTTTTAGATCACCCTTGGTGTCGGGTGAGGCAAGATGAAATAGAATTGCCCAATGGTAAAATTATAGATGATTATTTTGTCAGTATTAAGCCTGACGTAGCTATGGTTTTACCTATCACCAATAATAGAGAAATTATTTTTGTCCGGCAATATAGACACGCTGTAGGTGAATTTTTCTTGGAACTGCCAGCAGGGAATTTTGATCCTACAAAAGAGAGTGCGGAAGTAGCCGCAATTAGAGAACTGACAGAAGAAACTGGTTATATTCCCCAAGAATTTAGAAAACTCGTAACTCTATACGATAAGCCAAGTAAAGATACCAATCAAATACATTTATTTTTAGCAGAAAATGTGAGTAAAGTTGGGGAACAGCAACTAGATATTACAGAAGAGATTGAAGTTGTATTGATTCCTATAGAATCAGTTTTAGATAAAATTATTCAAGGAGAAATTTCGGTTTCCGGAACTGTTGCGGCTCTCTTCTTAGGTTTAAAATTTATCTGTGATTGA